One Ahaetulla prasina isolate Xishuangbanna chromosome 1, ASM2864084v1, whole genome shotgun sequence DNA window includes the following coding sequences:
- the LMLN gene encoding leishmanolysin-like peptidase isoform X7, protein MGTLLLSRQCVTNQYLRKKDDPHRYCREACAEHTKCGPVIVPEEHLQQCRVCNTNGRNCQTVGEADKEGIRDADFILYVSALTTERCGQENIIAYAAYCQLEADMDRPIAGYANLCPNMISTQPQEFIGMLSTVKHEIIHALGFSAGLFAFYHDDDGNPLTARYANGLPLFNESLGVYQWSDKVIRKAVRLWDVRDNNILPHNVFLLVTPKVVEEARKHFDCPLLEGMELENQGGIGTELNHWEKRLLENEAMTGSQTQNRVFSRITLALMEDTGWYKVNYSMAEKLEWGRGKGCDFVMKSCKFWINQQRRKKEPVAPYCDTLRSNPLQLTCRQDQRAVAVCNLQKFPQQLPQEYQYFDSLYGVLPKDLPHYGGSVEIADYCPFSQEFSWHLSGEFQRSSDCRILENQPDPFRNYGAEKYGPNSICLIQKSAFVMEQCRKKLSYPDWGSGCYQVSCSPRGLTVWIKDMAYLCSRSGQILAVNIQMNGWLHMGNLICPACLDFCDFCPPEQDPPPVANLTRVAPIDLYFQQHLAVFGDYIKVEKLINVYERKKLRLTNLESRQTILAPTVSSNSTQSSLKTI, encoded by the exons ATGGGTACTCTCCTGTTAAGTAG ACAGTGTGTAACAAACCAGTATTTAAGGAAGAAGGATGATCCTCACAGATACTGTCGAGAAGCCTGTGCAGAACATACCAAATGTGGGCCAGTTATAGTCCCTGAAGAACACCTGCAG CAATGTAGGGTATGTAATACGAATGGACGGAATTGTCAAACTGTTGGCGAAGCAGACAAGGAAGGCATTCGAGATGCTGATTTTATACTGTATGTTAGTGCTCTAACTACTGAAAGATGTGGCCAAGAAAACATCATCGCATATGCAGCATATTGTCAGCTAGAAGCAGATATGGACAG ACCAATTGCAGGATATGCTAATCTGTGTCCAAATATGATTTCAACCCAACCACAGGAGTTTATTGGCATGTTGTCTACAGTAAAACATGAAATCATTCATGCTTTG GGTTTCTCTGCTGGACTTTTTGCATTTTATCATGACGATGATGGAAATCCTTTGACTGCTAGATATGCAAACGGATTGCCACTATTTAATGAAAG CCTTGGTGTTTATCAGTGGAGTGATAAAGTTATACGTAAAGCAGTAAGATTATGGGATGTGCGGGATAATAACATTTTGCCTCATAATGTATTCCTTTTGGTAACTCCTAAGGTAGTT GAGGAGGCAAGAAAACACTTTGACTGTCCACTTTTAGAAGGAATGGAACTGGAAAATCAAGGTGGCATAGGCACAGAGCTTAATCACTGGGAGAAACGGTTATTAGAG AATGAAGCAATGACTGGATCACAAACACAGAACAGGGTTTTCTCCCGGATCACTCTGGCATTAATGGAAGACACTGG CTGGTATAAAGTGAATTATAGCATGGCGGAAAAACTAGAATGGGGCCGAGGAAAAGGTTGCGACTTTGTGATGAAAAGCTGCAAGTTTTGGATCAATCAGCAACGGAGAAA AAAAGAACCAGTAGCCCCATATTGTGACACTCTGAGAAGTAATCCATTACAATTAACATGCAGGCAGGACCAAAGAGCAGTAGCAGTGTGCAATTTACAGAAATTCCCTCAACAGTTGCCTCAGGAATATCAG TATTTTGATAGTCTGTATGGCGTGTTGCCAAAAGATTTGCCTCACTATGGTGGCTCGGTTGAAATTGCTGACTATTGCCCTTTTAGTCAAGAATTCAGTTGGCACTTAAGTGGTGAATTTCAGCGCAGTTCAGATTGTCGGATACTGGAAAACCAACCAG ATCCTTTCAGAAACTATGGTGCAGAGAAATATGGGCCAAATTCCATTTGCCTCATTCAAAAGTCAGCTTTCGTTATGGAACAGTGCAGAAAGAAACTGAGTTATCCTGATTGGGGTAGTGGCTGTTATCAG GTTTCTTGCTCTCCCCGTGGACTGACCGTTTGGATCAAGGACATGGCATATTTGTGCAGTCGCTCAGGTCAAATTCTCGCAGTGAATATTCAGATGAATGGATGGCTACATATGGGGAATCTAATTTGCCCAGCCTGCTTGGATTTCTGTGATTTTTGTCCGCCTGAACAAGATCCCCCTccagttgctaatttaacaagagTTGCACCTATTG ATTTATATTTTCAGCAGCATTTGGCAGTCTTTGGGGATTATATTAAAGTGGAAAAGTTAATCAATGTGTATGAACGAAAAAAATTGAG GCTGACAAATCTTGAGTCGAGACAGACTATACTG GCACCTACTGTATCTTCTAACAGTACTCAATCTTCGTTGAAAACAATATAA